The genomic window GACGGGGTTCAAGTCGCCGAAGCGGGTTGAACTTGCACCGACAACCGTGATCGATCTAGCCTCTTCCGGTCGTCCGGGGCCGCTTTGTCAGCGCAGGGCCGGGCGGTCCGACGAGGCTCGCGAGTACCTGTGGTGCACCTCGGCAGGCCCTTGCGGAATACCCGCCCAGGGAATTCGGTCCAACGCGTAGCCGGGGGGCTAATCATGAGTGAAAAATCCGTGAAATCCGTCACGGTGGCTGTTCTGGCCAACGACCCGGTGACGGGCGAGGGGGCGGTCTGGTGGCTCTCCTCCTGCAAGGAGATCACCGCCAGCTACTGGACCTGGCGCCATCCGGCCGACGTCCTGCTGGTGCTGGCCACCGAGGTCACCGCGGACACCCTCGCGCGGGTGGAGCGGGTCCAGCACGAGACACCGGACAGCGTCCTGCCGATGGTGCTGGTGGCCCAGGAGTTTCCCGAGCACCACATGCTGCGGGCCATCGACCTCGGTCTGGTGAGCTATCTGCACCGGCAGGAGAGCGGCTTCGACGACATCAAGCGGGCCGTCCACGAGGCCGCCGCCGGCGGCCGCGACCCCTCGGTGCAGCAGGCGCTGATCGGCCACA from Kitasatospora sp. NBC_01250 includes these protein-coding regions:
- a CDS encoding helix-turn-helix transcriptional regulator, translated to MSEKSVKSVTVAVLANDPVTGEGAVWWLSSCKEITASYWTWRHPADVLLVLATEVTADTLARVERVQHETPDSVLPMVLVAQEFPEHHMLRAIDLGLVSYLHRQESGFDDIKRAVHEAAAGGRDPSVQQALIGHIRALRDTALAPAGLNLAGLADREVEVLRFLAEGLSTKQISAKLSYSERTVKSIVHGVVTRLNLRNRTHAVVYALRTGII